One genomic window of Mus caroli chromosome 12, CAROLI_EIJ_v1.1, whole genome shotgun sequence includes the following:
- the LOC110306444 gene encoding uncharacterized protein LOC110306444 isoform X3, producing the protein MCLNHSPADSCSPYAQGSPCSRGRWERELGEPGLTHEIELKFTRRTLGLLPHWPRLLEACLHSLLSFLTSNFPSNPLLPDSLFSIERLSLRPVASSCAICCCAQVPRAAHLHRRAAGIAHRPCRLKKRSLRTPGRPARGPQEAQREDPTHDAQREDLTHNPPGLGQSHHLESCVGPWTHGHRHLPPGPSNCKSIGSALVSWGLQRAEEKMQAERPASQIGFKPP; encoded by the exons ATGTGTCTCAACCATTCTCCCGCAGACTCCTGCAGCCCCTATGCCCAGGGCTCTCCTTGCTCCAG aGGTAGGTGGGAAAGAGAACTGGGAGAGCCCGGACTCACTCATGAGATTGAACTTAAATTCACACGGAGGACACTTGGACTCTTGCCACATTGG CCCCGGCTTCTCGAGGCCTGTCTACACTCGCTGCTTTCCTTCCTCACCTCCAATTTCCCCTCCAACCCACTGCTTCCTGACTCGCTCTTCTCCATCGAACGGCTCTCGCTCAG GCCTGTCGCGTCTTCCTGTGCCATTTGCTGTTGTGCTCAGGTTCCACGAGCTGCCCATCTCCACAGAAGAGCAG CTGGCATTGCCCACCGGCCATGCCGGCTGAAGAAAAGAAGTCTGAGGACCCCAGGACGCCCAGCGCGAGGACCCCAGGAAGCCCAGCGCGAGGACCCCACCCACGACGCCCAGCGCGAGGACCTCACGCACAACCCTCCTGGATTAGG CCAAAGCCATCATCTGGAATCCTGCGTGGGACCCTGGACACACGGACACAGACACCTGCCCCCAGGACCCTCCAACTGTAAATC GATTGGAAGCGCCCTTGTGAGCTGGGGCCTTCAAAGGGCTGAGGAGAAAATGCAGGCCGAGAGACCAGCTTCTCAAATAGGCTTCAAGCCTCCATGA
- the LOC110306444 gene encoding uncharacterized protein LOC110306444 isoform X1, which produces MCLNHSPADSCSPYAQGSPCSRGRWERELGEPGLTHEIELKFTRRTLGLLPHWPRLLEACLHSLLSFLTSNFPSNPLLPDSLFSIERLSLRFKTWLAGPGDPVAVFVEFELLAIVLPWPVASSCAICCCAQVPRAAHLHRRAAGIAHRPCRLKKRSLRTPGRPARGPQEAQREDPTHDAQREDLTHNPPGLGQSHHLESCVGPWTHGHRHLPPGPSNCKSIGSALVSWGLQRAEEKMQAERPASQIGFKPP; this is translated from the exons ATGTGTCTCAACCATTCTCCCGCAGACTCCTGCAGCCCCTATGCCCAGGGCTCTCCTTGCTCCAG aGGTAGGTGGGAAAGAGAACTGGGAGAGCCCGGACTCACTCATGAGATTGAACTTAAATTCACACGGAGGACACTTGGACTCTTGCCACATTGG CCCCGGCTTCTCGAGGCCTGTCTACACTCGCTGCTTTCCTTCCTCACCTCCAATTTCCCCTCCAACCCACTGCTTCCTGACTCGCTCTTCTCCATCGAACGGCTCTCGCTCAG GTTTAAGACTTGGCTTGCTGGCCCTGGAGATCCCGTCGCCGTCTTCGTCGAATTCGAACTCCTAGCCATCGTCCTTCCCTG GCCTGTCGCGTCTTCCTGTGCCATTTGCTGTTGTGCTCAGGTTCCACGAGCTGCCCATCTCCACAGAAGAGCAG CTGGCATTGCCCACCGGCCATGCCGGCTGAAGAAAAGAAGTCTGAGGACCCCAGGACGCCCAGCGCGAGGACCCCAGGAAGCCCAGCGCGAGGACCCCACCCACGACGCCCAGCGCGAGGACCTCACGCACAACCCTCCTGGATTAGG CCAAAGCCATCATCTGGAATCCTGCGTGGGACCCTGGACACACGGACACAGACACCTGCCCCCAGGACCCTCCAACTGTAAATC GATTGGAAGCGCCCTTGTGAGCTGGGGCCTTCAAAGGGCTGAGGAGAAAATGCAGGCCGAGAGACCAGCTTCTCAAATAGGCTTCAAGCCTCCATGA
- the LOC110306444 gene encoding uncharacterized protein LOC110306444 isoform X4: MAHVSQPFSRRLLQPLCPGLSLLQPRLLEACLHSLLSFLTSNFPSNPLLPDSLFSIERLSLRFKTWLAGPGDPVAVFVEFELLAIVLPWPVASSCAICCCAQVPRAAHLHRRAAGIAHRPCRLKKRSLRTPGRPARGPQEAQREDPTHDAQREDLTHNPPGLGQSHHLESCVGPWTHGHRHLPPGPSNCKSIGSALVSWGLQRAEEKMQAERPASQIGFKPP; this comes from the exons ATGGCTCATGTGTCTCAACCATTCTCCCGCAGACTCCTGCAGCCCCTATGCCCAGGGCTCTCCTTGCTCCAG CCCCGGCTTCTCGAGGCCTGTCTACACTCGCTGCTTTCCTTCCTCACCTCCAATTTCCCCTCCAACCCACTGCTTCCTGACTCGCTCTTCTCCATCGAACGGCTCTCGCTCAG GTTTAAGACTTGGCTTGCTGGCCCTGGAGATCCCGTCGCCGTCTTCGTCGAATTCGAACTCCTAGCCATCGTCCTTCCCTG GCCTGTCGCGTCTTCCTGTGCCATTTGCTGTTGTGCTCAGGTTCCACGAGCTGCCCATCTCCACAGAAGAGCAG CTGGCATTGCCCACCGGCCATGCCGGCTGAAGAAAAGAAGTCTGAGGACCCCAGGACGCCCAGCGCGAGGACCCCAGGAAGCCCAGCGCGAGGACCCCACCCACGACGCCCAGCGCGAGGACCTCACGCACAACCCTCCTGGATTAGG CCAAAGCCATCATCTGGAATCCTGCGTGGGACCCTGGACACACGGACACAGACACCTGCCCCCAGGACCCTCCAACTGTAAATC GATTGGAAGCGCCCTTGTGAGCTGGGGCCTTCAAAGGGCTGAGGAGAAAATGCAGGCCGAGAGACCAGCTTCTCAAATAGGCTTCAAGCCTCCATGA